Below is a window of Geomonas oryzisoli DNA.
CTTAGTGATCCGGCGGTTCTGTATGGAAGGGCCGTCGCTCAACGGATAAAAGGTACGCCGGGGATAACAGGCTGATCTCCCCCAAGAGTTCACATCGACGGGGAGGTTTGGCACCTCGATGTCGGCTCATCGCATCCTGGGGCTGAAGTAGGTCCCAAGGGTTTGGCTGTTCGCCAATTAAAGCGGTACGCGAGCTGGGTTTAAAACGTCGTGAGACAGTTTGGTCCCTATCTACCGTGGGCGTAGGATACTTGAGAAGAGTTGACCTTAGTACGAGAGGACCGGGTTGAACGTACCTCTGGTGTTCCAGTTGTTCCGCCAGGAGCAGTCGCTGGGTAGCTATGTACGGAAAGGATAACCGCTGAAAGCATCTAAGCGGGAAGCCTCCTTCAAGATTAGGTATCCCCGGGAGCAATCCCCTGAAGGCCCGTTGTAGACCACAACGTTGATAGGCCGGGTGTGTAAGCGCAGTAATGCGTTCAGCTTACCGGTACTAATCGGCCGTGAGGCTTGACCATAAAAAATTCTTAGAGAGGGGGGTGGTCCTCCACCCCCCGATCATATACTGCCAAAAATCCTACAGACACGAAATGCGATTGTGAGAAACATATTGCGCGGGCGAAAGCCCAAGCTACGAGTTTCTCTGTGGCTATGCCGAGAGGGTCACACCCGTTCCCATCCCGAACACGGAAGTTAAGCCTCTCAGGGCCGATGGTACTGCATTGGAAACGATGTGGGAGAGTAGGTCGCCGCAGGGAATTTAATAGAGAAAGCCCCGTCTGATTCCAGACGGGGCTTTTTCGCGTTCGCAGGCAGCGGTTCTTCCCTGTCGCGTCTGGATCAACGGCAAAATCCGTCGGCTCAATTCCTCCCGACCCCCTTCCTCCACTTGTTCAAACGAGACGCAGGTCGCGCCCAGATACTCACAGCATCTCTGGTCAACTGTCATAGATCCGCTCCTGTTGGGGTGATATACCTATTGGATTGACACTATGCTCTTTTTAATGTAGTAATTGGCATATTTGAATGCGATCGGGGCAACTATGTTTTTTAAGAAATATCTCTCTTCATTGCGCAGCACATACATATTCATGGTCTGTTTCGGCCTTCTCATGGGGGTCGTTTTCCCCTTCTATTCCTGGCTCTTCTTCGGAGCCAAGGCCTTCGCTCCCCTCTATGCTCTGGGCTGCCTGGCGGCTGGATTCATTGTCGGCACCTTCTGCTACCACATCATCAAGGAAGCCCTCAGGCTTTACATCGAACAGCAACTAAAAATCCTGGGGCGGATCACGGGTGAAACGTCCACTCTGTCACAGTCCGGCACCGGCGACGAACTGCAGCAGCTGATGGAGTGCAACGAGGCCCTTATGAATCGGGTCCTGGTGATGGTGGAAAACGTTTCCAAACTTGCCGCAGACATAACCACCCGGCACGGCCGCCTCACTGCCGACTTCAGCAAGACGGTGCACAACCACGAAAAACAGGCTGCCAGGGAGCAGGAAACCATCGGGGCGGTAGACGACATGAACGCCTTCTTCCGGGATCTGCTGAAGGAGATCGAGGACATCGCCGCGCGCACCGACCAGCGTGCCTCCATCTCAACGGAAATGAGCGCCGCCACCGACGCCATCGCCCTGAGCATCCAGGAGTATTCCGCATCGGTGATGGAAACCTCTGCTTCCATCGAGGAAATGGCCGTCAGCATCAAGGGAACGGCATCAAACATCGATGCCCTGACCACCTCCACGGAACAGACCTACAACTCCATCCTTGCCATCGGCAACTCCATCGGAGAGATACGTGACAATGCCCGCCGCTCCTCCGACTGCTCGGAACGGGTCCGCGTGGAGGCTGTCGAAGGAATGGAGGCCATGGCCGCGACCATAGCCGCCATGACCGCCATAGAGGAGCACAGCGACCGCTCCGTTGACGCGATCAACCGCCTGTCGCAGCACTCTTTGCGTGTCGGCGAATTCCTCGATGTCATCAAGGAGGTGGTTGCCCAGACGAACCTCCTCTCTCTCAATGCCTCCATCATCGCCGCCCAGGCAGGTGAGCGGGGCAAGGCCTTCGCCGTGGTGGCCGAAGAGGTCCGCGCGCTCGCCAAGAGAACATCCGCTTCCACGGAAGAGATCGAGGAACTGGTCGCGAACATCCAGAAAGAGACCGCCGCTGCCGAGAACGCTGCCCGCCTGGGTAAGGACAAAGTTGCCGAAGGGGTCATGGTGTCGGAGAAGGCCGACGAGGCGCTGCACAGGATAGAAGACAGCGCCGCTGAGGCATCACGCATGGTGCAGCAGATCGCCGCAGCCACCGACGAGCAGGCCTCGGGCAGCAAGCTGATTACCGAGGAAGCCGAGAAAAACCTGAGCCGGGTGAAACAGTTCAGCCGTGCCATCCAGGAGGAGGAAACGGGAGCCCAGCTCATCGTCCGCAGCCTGGAGCGCATGCGCGCCCTCTCGGGTAAGATAACCAGTTCCACCGATGAGCAGGTCCGCGGCAACCGCCTTTACATGCAGAGCGTGCAGGACGACAACGACAAGGTGAAGCGACTGAAGGAAACGTGCATGGAACAGATCGACATCGGGGACGTGCTGCGCAAAGACGTGGCCGAGGTCGATCGCCTGATCCAGGGGACCGCCCAGGAGGCCAAACAGATGCTCTGGGAGATCGAGACCATCAACGGACTCATCGTTGCCATGCACCGGGAGATGGAATCCTTTCGCAAGCTCTAGCTAGATTCCCCGCGCTAAAAAATTCAGCCCCGCCGGTTGCTCCGGACGGGGCTTTTTTTATGCGAAAGATGATGGGGGACTGACTCCGCCAGGTGCCTGTCCCCTTGGTGTTCTTAGTGCTCTGGGAAGTAGGCTGAGCCGAAAGGAGCGTCCCGCTAAAGGGACAGGCACCTGACGGAGCCTGTCCCTTCTGCCGCGCACCCTCTCTCTCTCTCCTGCCTTGACATAAAAAACAGGTCCGCTAGATTATAGTTTGTTAATTTTGCCGACGTTTTGCCGTCGTCTGCTGCCGGCCGCGCACCCACAGAACCCGGGGTGGCGCTTTGGCCCACGAAGTCACGGGAGGCGGTATGAGAAGCTTATCGACATCTGCTCCTATCCTGCTGCTCGCTGCGGTCGTGGCGCACCTGGTTCTGGCAGGGCCGGACTCGGTGTTTGCTACGACCGGGAGTGTAGCCGAGGTTCTCCCCGGTGCGGGGGCAGCCCCGACGGAGCCTGCCCCGCAACGGTTGAACCGGCTGGTCACGCTGGATGACGTCTCCCTTAACAACTGGAAAATCCTCCGCAGCCGGTCCGGCTATAACGTTGCCCAGGCCGACACCGTCCCCCTGCTTTACACGGATGAAGCACCGCAGCGGAACCTTTCCTGGGAGACGGGCGAGGGTAAAAGCTACCTCATCCCGGCGCTGGAAATTCCCGCCTTCATCGTCCTTCTCAATGCCTTCGACAGGGTGGCTTTGCATGACAAAATGACCCCGGAGGGGAAGAGAACCTATGCCACCAACCCCTCCACCTTCTGGCACCAGTTGTCCCATCAGGACTGGACCTTCGACCAGGACACCTTCAAGGTGAACCAGTTCGGGCACCCCTACGAGGGGGCCACCATGTACGGGCTGGCCCGCTCGGCCGGGCTGAACTTCTGGCAGTCGCTGGCCTACAGCAACGTCGGAAGCTTTTTGTGGGAAATGGGGGGGGAGAATTCCCGTCCGTCGAGCAACGACCTCATCACGACCGGCAATGCGGGAGCCCTGCTGGGCGAGGCGCTGTTCCGGATGGCGGACCTGGTCCTGGAAGAGGGGGGAAGGGGGAGCAACCCTCCTCTAGGGCACCGTCTGGCAGCAGCGGCAATATCGCCGCCAACGGCAGTAAATCGCCTGCTGTTCGGCAAGCGCTTCGATACCGTCTTCCCCAATCACAGCCCGGCGACGCTATGGTTGTGCCGTGGTGGCTTCAGCCTCGATGTCCACTCCAAGAACCTGAGCGCGCCTGTCAAGGAGCCCAGCAAGGAAAGCATCGGCGTCATCGAGTTCTCCATGGCCTACGGGCTTCCGGGAAAGCCGGGGTACGGCTACAGGCGGCCCCTGGACTACTTCAACTTCGAGATCTCTACGAGGGCACGGCAACACAACCTGGTGGACACCCTTACCGTCAGGGGACTGTTGAAGGGGACAACATACGAGGTGGGCAGGGATTATCGCGGCATCTGGGGGCTCTACGGCAGCTACGACTACATCTCTCCCTACCTGTTCAGGGTATCGAGTACGGCGCTGTCCGTTGGGACCACGGGGCAGTACTGGATCGGCCCCGGCGTGGCATTGCAGGGATCGTTACTCGGGGGGGTGGGATTCGGCGCGACCGGCCTGGAATCTGATGTCGTAGAGGAGCGGGGCTACCATTACGGCGCGACGCCGCAGGTACTGTTGGCGACTAACTTCCTCTTTGGCGACAGGGCAATGGTGGAGCTGACTGGTCGCTATTACTATGTAAGCAGCCTGGGGCCGGATCATGACGGATCAGAGAGTGTCTTCAACGGACATGGCGGCTTGACCATAAGGATCCACGGCAGCCATGCGATAGGGCTGCAATATTCGGAGTCGATACGCAACACGAACTATGCTAATATTCCCACAAAGTACCGGGCGGAAGGAACAATAAGTCTCGTCTATACCTTTATCAGTGACAGGGCGTTCGGTGCGGTAGAGTGGCGAGAACCTGGCGATCGTTGATTGCTGCGCTCACGAAGCCCGATGCCGCCTATCAGAAGCAGCCTGCCAAGACCAACTTCATCCCCTGCAAGTACAGAGACATTGCAGGGGAATTCTTTATTCGGGAGACGACATGACTGACGCTATCCGTGGCTTGGAACCGCAGATTTTCTGGAACTGCTTCGCCGCAATCGCGGGGATTCCCCGCCCCTCCGGGCGCGAGGAACGGATCGGGGAGTACATCCTGGAGCGCGCCGGGCAACTGGGACTGGAGCGGGCCAAGGACGACTGCGGCAACATCGTGGTGAAGCTCCCGGCCACCCCGGGGAAGGAGCGGGTGCGCAGCATCTGTCTGCAATCGCACCTGGACATGGTCTGCGAGAAGAATGCGGACAAGGTGCACGATTTTCTCAAGGACCCCATCGAACTGGTGCGCCAGGGGGAGGTGCTGACGGCCAACGGGACCACCCTCGGCGCCGACAACGGCATCGGCGTGGCCACCTCGCTTGCCGTCATGGAGGACCGAAGCGTCGAACATGGCCCTCTGGAGCTGCTCTTCACGGTCGAGGAGGAAACCGGGCTGCGCGGGGCGAAGAACCTGAGCCCCGAGCTGGTGCAAAGCAGGATCCTGTTGAACCTCGACTCGGAGGAGGAGGGGGCTTTGTACATCGGCTGCGCCGGCGGCAGGGATACCGTGGCGAGGTGGGCCTTGGCCCGCGACGCGGCACCGGCCGGTTCCCTGCCGTTTCGCCTCACCGTGAAGGGGCTCAAAGGGGGGCACTCCGGCCTCGAGATCGACAAGGGGCTGGGTAACGCCATCAAGCTGCTGAACAGGGCGCTCGTGGCGCTGTCCGGGCAGGGGGCGAGGCTCGCGGCCATCGACGGCGGCAACATGAGAAACGCCATCCCGAGGGAGTGCGGCGCCATCATCTACCTGGCGCCGGAGCAGGCGGCGAACGCCCAGGCGCTGGTCGCCGAGCTCGCGGCGACCTTTGCCGCGGAGCTGCCGACGGTCGATCCGGGAGTCCAGCTGACCCTGGAGCGCGCGGAGGCCGGGCCGGCAACGGTGATGGAGCCGCAACTGCAGCGGCTGGTGCTGAAGACCATCGCCGCCCTCCCCAGCGGGGTGCAGCGCATGAGCGCCGATATTGCCGGGCTGGTCGAGACCTCCACCAACGTGTCGGTTATCGGCACGGAGCGGGACGAATTGGTGCTCATCACCAGCCAGCGCAGTTCCAGCGCGTCCCGGTTGACCGAGGTGGTGGAGACGGTCCGGTCCATCATGGAGTTAGGTGGCGCCGTGGTCGAGGTGAGCGAGGGGTACCCGGGGTGGCAGCCCAACGTCGATTCGCCGGTATTGAAGCTGGCGCAAAGGTGCTACCGGGATCTGTACCGGAAGGAGCCGGAGGTGAAGGCGATCCATGCGGGGCTTGAATGCGGCATCATCGGAGAGCGCATACCCGGCATGGATATGGTCTCCTTCGGGCCGAACATGGAGAAGGTGCACTCGCCTGACGAGAGGGTCTACATCGAGAGCGTGGGCAGGTACTGGAGATTCGTGCTGGAGATCCTGAAGGCCGCTGAGTAGCCGCTACTCCTGTAGGTCGCAGAAGAAGCGGACCACCAGTGGAACGATGGCGTTGGTGCCGCAGATGGTGACCCGCTGGGTCATCTCCTTGCATTTGTGCCCCACGCGGCACTGCAGGGAGATGTCGTGCAGGCCCGCGTGGCACCGAAACACCCGTGGGGTGTCGCCGTCCTTGTTTTCACCCTGGTAATCCCCATCCAGTGAGACGCTTCCCCTGCGCTGGCAGCAAACCGTGAAGTATTCCATGGTCTCTCCGCTGCGGCATCGTTTGATTGGAAAATGCTAAGCGTCAAGTATCGCCTGCTGCGCCGATACTGCAAGGGCAAGGAGTGCGGCGGGACGCCTCATGGGCGGAACTACAGGATCTGCACCTGGAGTCCCGCACCCGGGGCGGAGCGGTAGACGAAGGTGAGCACGGCGGGCTCTTCGCGCCAGGGGATAGAGCGGTAATCCCTGGCGAAGCTGCGGCGGTAATAGCGGACGCGTTCGCCGGGTTTGGCCTCCAGGCGCGGTGGGGCGCAGGGTTCGACCTGCTCCTCCGTACGGGCAAAGAACCCGGGGAGGTTGCCCCCCGGGTAGCCGACCAGGCAGAAGTCGAAGCAGAGCGCGTCGCGCAGCCGCTCTCGTGCCGCCTCGTCGCTCCACCCGGCACCGAAGCGCCACAGGGCATCGAAGAGCGAGGCGAGGGAGAGGTTGTTGGCGAAGAGCCCGGCGGAGTCGAAGAACCGGGCCGCCTCGTCGAAGAGCTGGGCCAGGGGGCGTTCCGCAGCGAAGACCTGCAGCGTTGCCCTGAACCTGCCGCTGTTGTAGACCAGGTCCAAGAGCCGGCTGATGCCTTCGATGCGCCGGATCTCGTCGAAGCTGAGCCACGGGGTGCGCAGGATCTTGTAAGGCGCCGTCTCGGAATAGGCATACCCGTCCTTGCGCGCGATGCCCCGCATTGCCGTTCCCTTCAGGACCTTCAACGGCTCGACCTGGATGTGGTCCGCCTCGAGCGCGAAGAGTCCCTGCACCGAGGCGAGAAAACCTTGCAGCGATTCCCCCGGCAGCCCCGCCACCAGGTCGAGGTGCACGGTGATCCCGGTCGTCGACTGCAGCCGCCGCACCTTTTCGTACAGCTTTGCCAGGCTCGATTTCCGCTCCACCTTGGCCAGCGTCTCCTCTCCCCCCGACTGAACCCCTATCTCGAAACGGAAGATCCCCGCCGGCACCTGGGTGAGCAGGGCCAGGTTCTCCTCGGTCAAAAGCTCCGCCGCTATTTCGAAATGAAACTTGCTGCCGCGGTTGTGCTCCAGGATGAAACGCCAGATCTCGTCGGCCCGCTTCGCGTCGTAGTTGAAGGTGCGGTCGGCGAGTTTCACGGTCTGCACCCCGGCCTCCATGAGCAGCCGGAGATCCGCCTTGATCCTCTCCATGGAAAAGGAGCGGACGCCGCTTTCGATGGAGGACATGCAAAAGGCGCAGGAGAATGGGCAGCCGCGCGAGGTCTCGTAGTACACCAGCGGCTTTTTCAGGTCGACGAGCCCGACAGCAAAGGGCGAGGGGATACGGTCCAGCTCGGCCAGCGCCGCACGCTCGGGATTGGCGATGACCTCTTCGCCCTGGCGATAGGTGATCCCGGCAATGTCGTCCAGCGGCACCTCTTCGGCCAGGGCCTGGAGCAGTTCCCGGCAGCTTTGCTCCCCTTCGCCGCGCACGATGCAGTCGATGGCGCCGTTGCGCACCATCATGTCGAAGGAGCCGAAGGAAACCTCCGGGCCGCCCAGGACGATGAAGGTATCCGGGGCCAGCTGCTTCAGATCCGAGGCCAGCTTCAGTGTCAGTTCGGTGTTCCAGATGTAGCAAGAGAACATCACCACATCCGCCCGCTCGGCGTAGAGCTTTGCCAGCAACTGGTCCGGTTGTTCGTTGATGGTCAGCTCCAGGATGCCGCACTCAAGGCCCGGCAGATTCGCGGCAGTCGAGGCGAGATAGGGGAGGGCCAGGGAGGCGTGGACGTACTTGGCGTGCAGGGTGGCGAGCAGGATCTTCATGGGCGGGGATTGTAGCCGATTAGAGGAGGCGTTGCCAGAAAAATGGTGCCGGGAGTTCAGCGGCCCCCAGAGCGGCATGGGACGCATCCCTTGCCCGCGCCACGGTTTTTTGTTACTGTAAGCGGCTGCAAAAACAAAACCCAACACTGTTGGCCACGGAGAAGATCTGAGAAAATCTGAGCGCTGCGAAAGCAGGGTTAAAGACCAGGGCAAAGACTTTCTAGCTTGAACGAAGCCTTTACGCTTGCGGATCAGTGACGAGCTTCCGCCGGTAAAGGTCCCCCTTTGGCAAAGGGGGATTCAGGGGGATTTGCTTTTGGTTGAGAAGAGGCAAATCCCCCCCGCCCCCCTTTGCAAAAGGGGGGGGAGCTGAAGGTAGGTAGCTGATAGATAGTTGCTCATCGGTTTAAGTTTCGTGTGAGCTCCGATGTTCTCAGATTTTCTCCGTGGCCAACGGTTTCAAAGGATAAACATGAAAAGCAAGAAACTGCCGAAACTACTCTACGCCGACAGCCAGGGCAACATCTACGACCACCCCTACCTCACCATGGCGGGGATGAGCGCCGACGAGGCTGTTTTGCCGGAGTCGGTCGAGCTGATCCCGCTGCCGGACGACAGCCGCCTGTTCACCATACCCGACACGCCTCCCATCGCCTGGGACGAGGACCAGGGGAGCTTCGTGACCCTGAGCCAAGTCAGGGAGGGACGGCGCAGCATGAAGATCCAGGCCGTTTCCGCCTTCATGGCCCCGGGGTACATGCGCACCCTGCTCCCGGCCTGCGACTACAGCAAGAAGAAGGTGCATCTCCCGCTTTGGTCTTACACCGCCGTAGGGTGGGACGAGGAGCGGGAGTGCTTCGTGGTGGCGGCGACCCGCGTCGACGACAACGAGAACTGGCTCCCCAAGAACTACGACGACAGGAAGCTCGATCCGCTGGTGCGCAAGATGCTGGCCGAGTTCCCCAAGAACCGGCTCATCGAACAGCTGTCGCGCTGCGCCGTCGA
It encodes the following:
- a CDS encoding aminoacyl-histidine dipeptidase — its product is MTDAIRGLEPQIFWNCFAAIAGIPRPSGREERIGEYILERAGQLGLERAKDDCGNIVVKLPATPGKERVRSICLQSHLDMVCEKNADKVHDFLKDPIELVRQGEVLTANGTTLGADNGIGVATSLAVMEDRSVEHGPLELLFTVEEETGLRGAKNLSPELVQSRILLNLDSEEEGALYIGCAGGRDTVARWALARDAAPAGSLPFRLTVKGLKGGHSGLEIDKGLGNAIKLLNRALVALSGQGARLAAIDGGNMRNAIPRECGAIIYLAPEQAANAQALVAELAATFAAELPTVDPGVQLTLERAEAGPATVMEPQLQRLVLKTIAALPSGVQRMSADIAGLVETSTNVSVIGTERDELVLITSQRSSSASRLTEVVETVRSIMELGGAVVEVSEGYPGWQPNVDSPVLKLAQRCYRDLYRKEPEVKAIHAGLECGIIGERIPGMDMVSFGPNMEKVHSPDERVYIESVGRYWRFVLEILKAAE
- a CDS encoding B12-binding domain-containing radical SAM protein is translated as MKILLATLHAKYVHASLALPYLASTAANLPGLECGILELTINEQPDQLLAKLYAERADVVMFSCYIWNTELTLKLASDLKQLAPDTFIVLGGPEVSFGSFDMMVRNGAIDCIVRGEGEQSCRELLQALAEEVPLDDIAGITYRQGEEVIANPERAALAELDRIPSPFAVGLVDLKKPLVYYETSRGCPFSCAFCMSSIESGVRSFSMERIKADLRLLMEAGVQTVKLADRTFNYDAKRADEIWRFILEHNRGSKFHFEIAAELLTEENLALLTQVPAGIFRFEIGVQSGGEETLAKVERKSSLAKLYEKVRRLQSTTGITVHLDLVAGLPGESLQGFLASVQGLFALEADHIQVEPLKVLKGTAMRGIARKDGYAYSETAPYKILRTPWLSFDEIRRIEGISRLLDLVYNSGRFRATLQVFAAERPLAQLFDEAARFFDSAGLFANNLSLASLFDALWRFGAGWSDEAARERLRDALCFDFCLVGYPGGNLPGFFARTEEQVEPCAPPRLEAKPGERVRYYRRSFARDYRSIPWREEPAVLTFVYRSAPGAGLQVQIL
- a CDS encoding methyl-accepting chemotaxis protein; this translates as MFFKKYLSSLRSTYIFMVCFGLLMGVVFPFYSWLFFGAKAFAPLYALGCLAAGFIVGTFCYHIIKEALRLYIEQQLKILGRITGETSTLSQSGTGDELQQLMECNEALMNRVLVMVENVSKLAADITTRHGRLTADFSKTVHNHEKQAAREQETIGAVDDMNAFFRDLLKEIEDIAARTDQRASISTEMSAATDAIALSIQEYSASVMETSASIEEMAVSIKGTASNIDALTTSTEQTYNSILAIGNSIGEIRDNARRSSDCSERVRVEAVEGMEAMAATIAAMTAIEEHSDRSVDAINRLSQHSLRVGEFLDVIKEVVAQTNLLSLNASIIAAQAGERGKAFAVVAEEVRALAKRTSASTEEIEELVANIQKETAAAENAARLGKDKVAEGVMVSEKADEALHRIEDSAAEASRMVQQIAAATDEQASGSKLITEEAEKNLSRVKQFSRAIQEEETGAQLIVRSLERMRALSGKITSSTDEQVRGNRLYMQSVQDDNDKVKRLKETCMEQIDIGDVLRKDVAEVDRLIQGTAQEAKQMLWEIETINGLIVAMHREMESFRKL
- a CDS encoding DUF3943 domain-containing protein, with product MRSLSTSAPILLLAAVVAHLVLAGPDSVFATTGSVAEVLPGAGAAPTEPAPQRLNRLVTLDDVSLNNWKILRSRSGYNVAQADTVPLLYTDEAPQRNLSWETGEGKSYLIPALEIPAFIVLLNAFDRVALHDKMTPEGKRTYATNPSTFWHQLSHQDWTFDQDTFKVNQFGHPYEGATMYGLARSAGLNFWQSLAYSNVGSFLWEMGGENSRPSSNDLITTGNAGALLGEALFRMADLVLEEGGRGSNPPLGHRLAAAAISPPTAVNRLLFGKRFDTVFPNHSPATLWLCRGGFSLDVHSKNLSAPVKEPSKESIGVIEFSMAYGLPGKPGYGYRRPLDYFNFEISTRARQHNLVDTLTVRGLLKGTTYEVGRDYRGIWGLYGSYDYISPYLFRVSSTALSVGTTGQYWIGPGVALQGSLLGGVGFGATGLESDVVEERGYHYGATPQVLLATNFLFGDRAMVELTGRYYYVSSLGPDHDGSESVFNGHGGLTIRIHGSHAIGLQYSESIRNTNYANIPTKYRAEGTISLVYTFISDRAFGAVEWREPGDR